Below is a window of Nicotiana tabacum cultivar K326 chromosome 19, ASM71507v2, whole genome shotgun sequence DNA.
tcagaatcggataatcgaggaaagggcattcttactgattgattgagcttggttcgaagtaagtatcttgcctaacttcgtataggggaactaccccttaggatttgagttttctatgctaattgtagtccgtgtacgcgaagtgacgagtacgtgctcggacttatttgtggaaagttgtccttttagggttcttaggtccttgtattcactaaTTATGTAGTTGTTATGTTATGAATACatctcttaattactagtttcacctctacctgctttaattagaattaattgcttcatgattcgcccttgatgcttatttgagtcatccgtgccttaactgaaattgttatctcttttattgccatgttatctttcccctaactgcttatctttatttgaagttataattatctcttttgtaattgttcatccttaattgaggctatgattatctttctgctgcttatcccgaattgaatttgttgtatctctttcttaattTGCCAACCTtgaaaagaagttagatatcctatattttagttgacttgtccttatttggaattattcgtcttgggttagctccctcgttgtcgaactgtacatTGTGGACCGTTATTGCgcaatatttcctttcttgttgagttgttcttattatgactagcattctctatttTGGCCACTCCTTGTGAATTAATTCCTCAGTTcctttgagttctggaatttctgagttgatttatttgtcgtacccttgtattagtgttattgttattattgtacttgttgttcttgcatatttactttggaactacgaggcggtacctcgggagatccccttatcttgcatatttacttttggtacTACGAGGCgggacctcgggagatcccctgttgagaatttacttttgggactacaaaacagtatctcgggagtgccctttgttgatatctctttgttatggggttgcacaaggtttctgtcgtgctatttttattattgatattttcgcatgcggcgtgacaaggcgggatacatatatataggtTGCGCATATgtcgagacaaggtgggaacattattatgcacgtgtggcgagtcaaggcgggcatttactttaatattgcacacatggcgagacaagATGAGCTAtatcagggattgatttgtgatgatttgtgatggcctgggggcattcttgttgttgatatttgtgtagtggtacacttatctATGTGGGCTTtttcttgtgaaagttgtgagaaaatattctacgttttgtccgttcttttccttatgctcactagctggtatgaactatgttaggacacttgcataagcatacacgtagttaagcactcttatcggataagaggtttccatgatattgttgagtatagatgcacaccaTTGCTTAATTGCCTTCTaggtgagaatggctctatttggcatgCGAGTCGTCAATGTGGTTAGgaggtgtaatgagggcacaggatgccaagtgatAGGGGTCAGGTATTGAggcccgtgagttgtgatttgtccgaggtttgGTATCTCGTGAAGTTTATTGACAAAAACCCGGTGTGAAAGTTATCGTATTGTTGATTTGCTAGTTGTCCTTTCTTTATCTGTGATTATCGGACTTAGGTTGTGTTTCTGTTCACTCTTCTATatcattattatggtgttccgctgatagttgttgttttcctttcttattgcaatTACCGTATTAATTGCCACTTCGCGTAGTCTTTTTGTAGATATTATACTCTattgtttctatacttatacttgttcaggttatttagtccagtaggtgtcttgactatgcctcgtcactactccactgaggttagtcttgatacttgttgggtacctccatggtgtactcatactacacttctgcacattttgtgcagatccaggcattttcaaagtcagttgatcattagctagctgtgcggattgttgctgtggagactcaaggtaaacctattgctgcgttcgcaggcttcacagtcaccttctgatttgtattcatGCTGTTTACTtaatttcaaacagttgtatttagaaaattgtaacaaactctgtagagcttaggacttgtactaccggtttcagaaattgtaaattttatagagatttctatttcaaaagttgttagatgttatttattattgttgttatttagtaaatattaggcttacctagtccctaagactaggtgccaccaCGATACCAAACAGAgggggaattgggtcgtgacaaattcctcgtgtatccatgcttgtagccattgatcattttacttgctttctacgTTAGGTTAGATTTTTACATTTAGATATAATtattttctcaaaactcttttaagtGTTTGgattagcataataagtgataattctcttacacgcctaatcgcctacatattgttctctgtgggattcgaccccgactcatagttcgGTATATTAAATTGCATGCGGCCatatccatttactttttagtagtggattggATGTCATCATAAAGTACCCGGagtggctagctaacgtagtagtagtgctaaaaagaataacaaatttaggatgtgtgtagattataagaatttaaataaagcatgccccgaAGACTCTTTCCCATtgtcaaacattgatcaaataattgatGCTATGGTCGGGCATGAATTAATGAGTTTTCTTGATGCTTATTCCATGTATAATCAAATtaggatgaacccagaatatcaagagaagacTTCTTTcattggcacatattgctataatatgatgccttttgggcttaaACATGCCAGAGCCACTTATTAGAGGCTCGTTAATAAGATGGTTGAAAACTAGATAGGTAAAatgatggaagtttatattgactaTATGTAAGTTAAGCCTCTTAATGTAGGAGATCATTTAGAACATCCACAAGAGATGTTTGACATTCtcagaaagtacaacatgaagcccAACCCAgagaagtgtgccttcggagtgggtTCCGGTAAGTTCCTAGGTTTTTGGTCTCTCAAGGAGGAATCAAGGGAagccccgataaaatcaaagccatcgaggataTCCCGGACTAGGTGACAGGCGTGAAATAAGTACAGAGGTTGACCGGCGGCTCTAGGcagattcatctcgaggtcttcggAAAAGTGTCatcacttcttttttcttttgaaaatgaaGAACAACTTTGTATGGACTCCAAAATGCCAACAGGTACTAGAAGACATAAAAATCTACATGTCTAGCCCTCCGTTGTTGTCAAAACCAGGAGAAGGGAGCAACTATTGATTTATCTAGCAGTCTCGGAATTAGTGGTAAGTGTCATTTTGGTTCGGGAATAAGAAGGTATGCAGTCTTCAGTTTATTACATTAGTAAAATATTATCTAGAGCAGAGACATGCTATCCGCACCTTAAAAAGTTGTCCTTAGCTCCCCTAGTTTcctctcgaaagcttaggccttattttcaatgttatCCAATAGTCGTTGTGACAACATTTCTCTTAAGAAATGTCCTTCATAATCCTGAGTTATCGGGCCATTTGGCTAAATGGGCAGTCGAAGTCAATGAATTCGACATTACATACAAGCCCAGGACAGCaatcaagtcacaagttttggccgactttgtggccaATTTCAGTCCAAGATTAATGTATTTAGCTGGTAAAGAAGCAGTGTTGGTATCGGTAACGGTATCGAGAGTTTAGACCTTGTTTATGGATGGGgcttccaacgtaaaagggtcctATCTCAGGATAGTATTAATCACTCTTTCGGGGGAAACCTTGAGACAGGCCATTAAAACTGTGCCATTAACTAAAAATaaagccgagtatgaagctttggTTGCAGGACTCAAACTAGATCGAGTACTAGGTTCCGAGGTTATCGAAATAAAATGCGACTCCCagctggtggtgaaccaagtataCGGAATCTTCGACGCCAAGGAGGAACACATGCGCAATACTTGAACAATGTTAAGGTGCTACTCTCCCGATTCAGAGAGTGGTCAATCATCGACATTCCAAGGGAGGAAAATGTGGAGGCAGGCGCATTGGCTAATTTGGGTTCATCCATAGAGATAAAATGATCTGATTTCGGTGCGTTCGTTCAATTACTGCATTCGATGTTGGATGTGGACGACTACTATGAAATTAATTCAACCAACTTAAtatgggactggaggaatgagttTATTGAATATCTAATACATGGTAAATGTTCCGAAGATGCAAAAGCATCCCGGGCACTACGGACCAAGGTGGCTCGTTACTGTCTTGCTGATGGACAATTATATAGGAGGTCAGTCCAAGGACCATTGGCTCGGTGTCTAGGGGCCTCGGAGGCTGACTACGTGATGAGGGAAGTTCATGATGGGGATGCAGGAACCATTTCGGTGCAGACTCATTGGTTCTCAAGTTAGTCAGAGCTGGCTACAATTAGCCCCAAATGGAGCAAGACGCGAAGACATTTATACAAAAGTACGATAAATGTCAATGACATACACAATTAGTGCATCAACCGGTGGAACTTTTGCATTCGGTGGTTtggccatggccattcatgaaatggaggATGGGCATAGTCGATCCTTGCCACAAGGACCTTGTAAGGTAaactttcttttggttttaactgattattttactaaatgggtttaAGCAGGTGCCTACCAAAAGATCGGAGAACGATAGGTGATCGATTTTATATGGGATCATATCGtctgtcgatttggaataccAAAGGATATTGCTTGTGACAACGGTCCACATTTTATAGATTCTAAAGTCACGAAGTTTCTGGAAGGATTGAAGATCAAACGAATTGCATCTTCTCCATACCACCCAACTTCAAATGGACAGGCGGAGTCGACCAACAAGGTGATTATTCAAGATCTTAAAAAGAAGTTAGAAGATGCTAAAGGCAAGTGGCCAGATGATCTACTGGGTGTGTTATGGGCATACCGGACCACGGCAAAGTTGAGAATGGGTGAAACTCCCTTTTCACTTGTGTACGGTTCAGAGGCTTTGATGCTAGTGGAAGTGGGGGAACCGACTTTAAGGTTTTCCCGAgcaaacaaagagaaaaataatgaagtGTTTCTAGTTAAGCTAGATTTGCTGGAAGAGCATTggaaatgcaaaatatgaggaatgatcatggcgagacggtgactacggttccttaggtcgtaattgatggcctgaaaattttttaggcgatccgagtccggcgccctggcccactcggaaggcatggtcaatagcacacaaaaatatggtaatcgagcggaattctagttttttggccgaaaaatgcaataaatgaggaacgatcatggcggggtggtgactatggttccttaggtcgtatttgatggcccgaaaaattttaggcgatcggggtccacggctcccgggaccactcggaaggcgtgagctatacacacgaaaatatgcaaatcgcgcggagttctagttttttgggcgaaaaatgcaaagcatttggaacgatcatggtggggtggtgactatggtaccttaggtcgtatttgatagaccggaaaaattttaggcgatcggggtccgcggctccccagaccacttggaaggcgtgggtatagtacacgaaaatatgggaatcgggcgtaattctagttttttggccaaaaatgcaaaaaataagaaacgatgatcgcggggaggttactatggttccttaggtcgtatttgatggcccgtaaaaattttaggcgatcgggttccaggggtcccggaaccacctggaagggtgggcaatagcacacaaaaatattgtaatcgggcggaattctagatttttggcagaaaaacgcaacaaatgaggaatgatcatggctgggc
It encodes the following:
- the LOC142173602 gene encoding uncharacterized protein LOC142173602, encoding MSMTYTISASTGGTFAFGGLAMAIHEMEDGHSRSLPQGPCKDIACDNGPHFIDSKVTKFLEGLKIKRIASSPYHPTSNGQAESTNKVIIQDLKKKLEDAKGKWPDDLLGVLWAYRTTAKLRMGETPFSLVYGSEALMLVEVGEPTLRFSRANKEKNNEVFLVKLDLLEEHWKCKI